The window AGGAACACCAATTGATAAATACCGTCAAATTATGGGTGTGCCTTTACCAATGGTATGGGAAACTTTGCTGCCTAATCATTCGAATGAAGTAAGGGAACAAACTGATGCTTATTTTCTAGATAGATTAATTGAAAATATAAGAAGTGGGAAAGGTGCTTTATATCCTAATGTAAATGAAGTTTTCAGTTATTTGAAAGAGAATAATTGTTCAATTTACATAGCAAGTAATGGTTTAACGGAATATTTAAAGGCAATCGTAAGTTATTATAATTTGGATAATTGGGTTACTGAAACATTTAGTATCCAACAAATTGAATCGCTGAATAAATCAGACTTAGTTCGGAGTATTATAAAAAAATATGATATTGTCAATGGAGCAGTAGTTGGAGACCGGTTATCTGATATTAATGCAGCAAAAGATAATGGTTTAGTTTCAATAGGATGTAATTTTGATTTTGCACAAGAAGAAGAACTTTCTCAGGCTGATATTGTAATAGATGATTTAATTGAATTAAAAACAATATTACCCAAATTAAATCTGTAGCTATTCTGTTCTTCAATTAGTGGGAGCGATTGTTGGACAAAGTTGTTCCAGAATAATTTCAAGGGAGAGAATCATGGACAGGATCTTAGATGAGATAGCCAATTGGATAAACAATACAGATCAAAAAGTGATGATTGGAATTTCAGGTCATGGTGCTTCTGGAAAGACAACATTTGCAAATAAACTTGTAAAGCTTCTGGAACAAAA of the Sporosarcina sp. FSL K6-1508 genome contains:
- a CDS encoding HAD hydrolase-like protein, with the translated sequence MSQSLIFDMDGTLFQTDKILELSLEDTFNHLRLLNKWDTGTPIDKYRQIMGVPLPMVWETLLPNHSNEVREQTDAYFLDRLIENIRSGKGALYPNVNEVFSYLKENNCSIYIASNGLTEYLKAIVSYYNLDNWVTETFSIQQIESLNKSDLVRSIIKKYDIVNGAVVGDRLSDINAAKDNGLVSIGCNFDFAQEEELSQADIVIDDLIELKTILPKLNL